A section of the Castanea sativa cultivar Marrone di Chiusa Pesio chromosome 12, ASM4071231v1 genome encodes:
- the LOC142618636 gene encoding replication factor C subunit 3, with protein sequence MIGAIHLYWPKEPRFVTVSHTLPLPLPLLHSQKKKKKHSPQIQQRHKIIIMTEVISLMDIDDDDNNNNKLNNNSNSNNKGKNVVVPGEPKATPWVEKYRPQSLADVAAHRDIVDTIDRLTSENRLPHLLLYGPPGTGKTSTILAVARKLYGAQYHNMILELNASDDRGIDVVRQQIQDFASTQSFSFGAKASVKLILLDEADAMTKDAQFALRRVIEKYTRNTRFALICNHVNKIIPALQSRCTRFRFAPLDSFHVTERLKHVIEAEKLDVPETGLAALVRLSNGDMRKALNILQSTHMASQQITEEAVYLCTGNPLPKDIEQISYWLLNESFTESFKRISEMKTRKGLALVDIVREVTMFVFKIKMPSDIRVQLINDMADIEYRLSLACNDRLQLGSLIASFTRARSALVAAAN encoded by the exons ATGATTGGCGCCATTCATTTGTATTGGCCAAAAGAACCCCGCTTTGTCACCGTCTCACACACACTCCCACTCCCACTTCCTCTTCTtcactctcaaaaaaagaagaagaaacacaGCCCCCAAATCCAACAACGCCATAAAATTATCATCATGACGGAGGTAATTTCTCTCATGGACATTGACGAcgacgacaacaacaacaacaagcttaacaacaacagcaacagcaacaacaagGGCAAAAACGTCGTCGTCCCTGGCGAACCCAAAGCCACTCCCTGGGTCGAGAAGTACCGCCCTCAGTCCCTCGCTGACGTGGCTGCTCACCGCGACATTGTCGATACCA TTGATAGGCTGACGAGCGAGAACAGATTGCCCCATCTTCTATTGTATGGACCACCTGGCACGGGTAAAACGTCGACTATCCTTGCTGTGGCGCGCAAGCTTTATGGAGCGCAATACCACAATATGATTCTGGAGCTCAATGCATCCGACGATAGGGGAATTGATGTTGTGAGACAACAAATCCAAGATTTTGCAAGCACTCAAAGCTTCTCATTTGG TGCAAAGGCATCTGTAAAGTTGATCTTACTAGATGAGGCTGATGCTATGACGAAGGATGCACAATTTGCCTTGCGTAGAG TGATTGAAAAATACACAAGGAACACTAGGTTTGCACTTATTTGCAATCATGTCAACAAGATTATTCCTGCACTACAGTCAAGATGTACTCGGTTTCGTTTTGCTCCTCTTGATTCTTTTCATGTAACTGAGCGACTCAAACATGTTATAGAAGCTGAAAA GCTTGATGTACCCGAAACTGGCTTAGCGGCACTCGTGCGACTTAGCAATGGTGATATGAGAAAGGCTCTGAATATTTTGCAG TCAACACATATGGCTTCTCAGCAGATAACAGAAGAGGCTGTATACTTGTGCACTGGAAATCCATTGCCCAAAGACATTGAGCAGATATCATACTGGCTTTTGAATGAATCTTTTACAGAGAGCTTCAAAC GAATATCTGAAATGAAGACAAGGAAAGGATTGGCCTTGGTAGATATTGTGAGAGAGGTGACAAT gtttgttttcaagatcaaaatGCCATCGGATATTCGAGTTCAGTTAATTAATGATATGGCTGATATAGA GTACAGGTTGAGTCTTGCGTGCAATGATAGGTTGCAACTTGGATCGCTTATTGCTTCTTTTACACGAGCCCGCTCTGCACTGGTTGCTGCTGCAAATTAA
- the LOC142619044 gene encoding uncharacterized protein LOC142619044, with translation MGKKTTSNPEVKKARVDWDVNPTWTTTFCNLCVEQIQAENRTKGVGFSTKGWFNLVTKFCDETGQNYDKDQLKSRWDVLKGDWRVWEKLRNLDTGLGWDAVKGTIDAPDYWWDLKLKELPKAKKFREKGPQNLEQLEIMFRDVAATGVAAWTPSSGTLPPTMPKEGAGDSDGSSEFKDNQCDMSLDIDSLQQGHTSQSRSSGQKRASESIPSQKKKKKIGGVAMLDNRISQLITVCQNKSEGTSRESPSSIDNVMAIVRALPGVESTFVVQASIILLKKSCREMFLTFKDPESQLEWLQAMIYNQKK, from the exons AATCCAACGTGGACAACTACTTTTTGTAACCTTTGTGTGGAACAAATTCAAGCCGAGAATAGAACAAAAGGTGTTGGCTTTAGTACCAAAGGTTGGTTCAATTTGGTGACCAAATTTTGTGATGAGACCGGTCAAAACTATGATAAGGACCAATTAAAAAGTAGGTGGGATGTATTAAAAGGTGATTGGAGAGTTTGGGAAaaattgaggaatcttgacACAGGTTTAGGTTGGGATGCAGTGAAGGGAACGATTGATGCTCCCGATTATTGGTGGGACCTGAAGTTGAAG GAATTAcccaaagctaaaaaatttcgAGAGAAAGGTCCACAGAATCTAGAACAACTTGAGATAATGTTTAGGGATGTTGCAGCAACTGGGGTAGCTGCATGGACCCCTTCTTCAGGTACATTACCTCCAACAATGCCAAAAGAGGGTGCTGGTGATTCAGATGGTAGCTCTGAATTTAAGGATAACCAATGTGACATGAGTTTAGACATTGATAGTTTGCAGCAAGGACATACTAGTCAATCACGTAGTTCAGGACAAAAGCGAGCTAGTGAATCAATACCCtcacagaagaaaaagaagaagataggagGAGTTGCAATGTTGGACAATCGTATTAGTCAATTAATAACTGTATGTCAGAATAAGTCTGAAGGTACTTCTCGAGAGTCACCAAGTTCAATTGATAATGTAATGGCGATTGTGAGAGCACTTCCTGGAGTGGAAAGTACGTTTGTGGTTCAAGCTTCCATTATCTTACTAAAAAAGTCATGTAGGGAAATGTTCCTAACTTTCAAGGACCCAGAGTCACAGCTAGAGTGGCTACAAGCAATGATTTATAACCAAAAGAAGTGA